The window AAAGGCCTGGTGGCGATAGGGCTCCTCTGAACAGAATACCTGATGGGAATACAATGAACTCCAGCTATACTGTGCATCAGACTATGTTTTGGACTAATACATTTGGAAAGTCTAAGCAAAAAGTGAAAGTGCCCAATGATGTTAATGCCATGCTAATGGGAGGTGTAGCATAGCAGCACCTGAAGGCAGAAAACCTGGCTTTTGCTCTTCCAAGATCAAGAGATCACACTTGGGCCATTTCTACTTAGACATGGCACCAACGATGACAAACCAGGCTATTCCGTGCTGTTCTTTAAATGAATTTCAGTTATATTCTGGAATAACAATGGAGTCGAGAAACATCAACGTTTCCTCCTTCTTTGGATCTTTGCTACCTCTTCTGATGACCCTAAAGCTACCTCTAAGCCAattcataaatacttatttttcACAAATAGTTCTGGGAAGCAACTTTTCTCTGCTGTGGTGAAATTGTTGAAAAGTTTGGGGTTTCaatgagggtgggggaaggggaatggctgaacaaactgtgacaCAGAAATGTAACAACATAtgccataagaaacaacaaatatgaggaattcagagaaaagtgTTGAGACCTACATGGaatgatgcagagtaaagaaaACTGAACCTAGAACACAGTatccacaatgactacaatattataaatgaaaacaatactaCACACAGGTGAATTGAGATCCAATTCAATGaccaatgatgaaatatacttccCTTCTCTCAGGGACTATGGATGCACAATGTTGCACGCACTATCATTAATGGTTGTTGTGTTGGTCAGTTTTGCTCTACACTGGGGGTatcaataactttaaaaaatttttttgagttatTTACAGTCTTAGGAGATTAGAACCTGATATGAATTCACAAACATTTAGATGTATCTTATCCCAGATGGAAATAATTATTGATACAAAAAGCCTACCCCAAGGTAGGACCCCCAAGTCCTTGATCCCATCACACTCACCTTATAGAATGTTTGTGTTTTTTCAGGCAGTTTTCTTGCATTTCTTAAAATCTTTTGtacatctgtctattaaaggagGGAAAAACTTGTTATTAATCAGGTAGGGAGATGAAAAGTGGAAAAGACTGAGAAGTTTTTCTGAACatacaaatttaataaaatataagaattCCACTTCCTAGATCTATCAGTATAAAGACTCCTCATGTCTGACTATTtctgttaggttttttttgtttgtttaatataGGCATAGTGTTTTCTTAGGAGTTTTATAAATTTACATGAAGCACTCACACATCCTCTTGAGGGGCAGGTCAATCTGCAAATGATGTtgtaaaaaagaaacagatataaaactttaaaaatttaaaaatgactcATTTGTGGTAAGTatagctgtgtttttcttttcagtttcatgacagccacattttaaaaattttgaagttttgtacatgctttcttttcatgagCTCACTGCCTTCCTTCCAAGGAGACTTGTAGGTATATGGCTAGGAGCTGCCTGGGCCACCAGAGAGGGAGGACTTAAAAGAATGAGAAGCTTTTGCCTCCTAGTATCTGTTGGACAGGAAATGAGGAAAAGCCACAGGATGAGCAGAAATGACTTTCTTGGTCCTGTGCCCCAAATGCCTCTCCTGATTTTGCTTAGtttaaatgaacaaatagaaaatgTGCTTCATGGGTAGAAAATTAcagatgtgattttattttaaaaagttattacaTTTTAGCAGGAGGAATATTACCCTCATGGGAATGAGTACCTGTTTCTTTCTGCCACCCTACCTGCCAAATAGGGGAACTTTTGAATCACAGCTCCAATCAGTGATGACAAAGCAAAGAGAAGGAGTTACCTGTAAGCCACTTGGCTTAATCCACACAGTCACATTCTGGGCATAGCTGCGCTTGTTCTTAGGTTGCAAGGGGAAAGGACTCTTGTTGTCATCTTCACCATAAGGATTTTCTTTGGCAtcttaaaagaaatgaagtttcTAAAAATGATGCGCTAGTGAGCTtagataaagaaaataacatttatacCTAAAGGACATTAAACTCATTTCTCCAAACATGAAGTTGAATTTCTAATCAGTACACCTAATCAACcaacagcagaaaaaaaaaactggaaaaatgaagtttaaattCTCTCTAGAGAACTCAAACTTATGTCAGGTTAGttttctactaaaaaaaaaaattccaatagtTTCTCATTTATCTATAACAGGGCTAGGGAATCTCTTTTATGTAAGACCACTATCTTGGGTCATAGACCCAAAGAaaaagtaaactgaggttcacataaacaaaaaagagcttgtccattttttataagaaagaaTTACAAACTCATTCTACTCATTTACTTTTAAAACTAATAACAGGCAACCTAAGACTACAACAATGAACAAGAAATACGAAGAAAATGATGAAGGACAAGCAGAGGGAGATAGACTTAAATGGAGAAATATCTCCATCTTGTGGCACTTTCAGGCATTGCCCCATAAGACTCCTAGGACTAAATTTCATTTAACCTATATGCAGAAATGGAAGTATTACTAATGGGTACTTGTCTTCTGTTCCAGGTATTTACTAATTGTAACTTATGGGTTCAAAGTAAGTTCTTCACCCTTGTCCTCATAGCTCTCTATAATCTAATCTCAATGTTCTATGTACACTCATTTTAACCATGCAATCCTATTTTAACTTCTGGCCAATATAAACCATCTCTTCCAGGGAGGTAAGACTCCACCCATGCCACTCTCATTCTTATATATAGTAGCACTTAATGCCAATAGTACATATTTTGGCACTTAAGTATTTACTATCTTATGCTATTCCAATAGTTTTTATGTGATGGCTTATGTAACACAACTTAATGCTTGCAGGCTCTTCTGAGTCACTTGAGAGCAGATTTACTGGAAACTATGCATAGCCAAGAGGTCTATGAATTCCTTTTTGGGATAATGGATGGTGATAATATTTGGCTTCTCTGTCTTACATAATgcctgcatgtgtgtatgtgtgtgtgtgtgtgtgtgtgtgtgtgtgtgtttgctcaAACTAAAGAATAAGCCAGCTTCCcctcattcttttgtttgttttttgatgaggcatttggggttgagtgacttgcccagggtcacacaactagtaagtgtcaagtgtctgaggccatatttgaactcaggccctcctgaatccagggctagtgttctatccactgcgccacctagctgcccctagagattcTTTTACATGCCAGATATTGCTGTAACATGAGGTAAGCATGGGGATCATGGAGCCTGGGATGAAGGCTGCGAGAAGGGGCTGACAAATTATCACTGAAACAAGGGGGTCACCTGATGCTGTCATTATGAACACTTCTTCCTCTCATAAAACTATATATAGAAGTAGACAACAAAGAGGAATTGGGTCACAGAACTCTGCTGTCTCAATCCAAAAGTCTTTTGTTCCAAGAAGCCTGCTGTGCATGTCAGCACCGGTAATGCTAGTACACAGGGACAGGACATGGCTAATACCACTTGAATACCTAAGCATCCTTTTGCTATCAACTTTAATGATTCAACCTTTCTGGTGGATGGGGCCAAGTAGTTCCTTTGCCCCAGAGCCAGAACGAACATGATACATTACACTAATACAGTAATACAGTATGTCTTGTTTATCCAATGAAACTATAAATTCACTAAGGGTAGATGTAGTAGCTTATATTTCTTCTCTGTCCCCCAAAGCACCTAGCAGCATGCTAAGTGAATGCCATGTGCTTAGTAAATAACTACTGGATTAAATTGAAAGAAATTTCCTATTGTGGATGGGAAAGTCTACTTGAAGATGCTTGAAGTCACACCCTCcaaaggattgttttgtttttgtttttgtttttgcagggcaatgagggttacgtgacttgcccagggtcacacagctagttaagtaagtgtctgaggctggatttgaactcaggtccttctgaatccaaggccagtgctttatccactgagccacctagctgcccccaaaggactGTTTGTGAACAACTTGAAAAACTCTTTACTTTGCAGGATTACTAGGgtttaaaatatctcattcatGGGCTAAGTTTGAAAATgaagttttactttttttaaagttagctTTTCATTCTATTTAAAAGGAaatctgttggggcagctaggtggcgcagtagatagagcaccggccctggagtcaggagtacctgagttcaaatccggcttcagacacttaacacttactagctgtgtgaccctgggcaaaccacttaaccccaattgcctcaccaaaaaaaaaacaaaaaaacaaaaaggaaatctgAGAGGTTTATTCCACATTCAAAGAGCATAGTGATCAAAGGAGGGAGTTCACAGTCCTCTTAAGGACTGGATAGGGTAGCCAGAGAACTTCTAACACAAAGGAGTGAGGATCCTGTAAAAGTTGTACCTGAAATAGGTCCCAGTTGTGCCATTTTCCCCAACCAAGGAAGAGGTTCTGGGCCCGGCTCAAAGAGAGACATCAtgagatttgatttcttcttgcTGTCAGCTTGAGAATACAACATTCCATGCCATTCAGGCctgtgtgaaaaaaaaatacagaagaccAGAGGAACATCTCAAACCTGCTTACCCCCCAAATCCAAACTTAACATTTAACAAGTCTACTCTATACTCATTTTTTGCCTAAAAAGTCAGTTACATCACTGATATAAAATCCTATGTCTGTAAAATGTTTCCTGTGGGTAAAGCCATCTCTAGAAGAGACATAGGGTTGAGAATTCTGTTTGTCTCCTAACTCTTTCTTGCCTATAtattatacatagatatataaatagatatcaATCTAGAGatacatatatcaatatatgatatataacatgtataataTCTATAGGCTACATAgatacatgtataatataaatatgtatatatgtctctatacacatatacataatatatctaGCTAGATCTAGAcatgtctccctctccctttgtTTCCTCACTTTCTAATATATGTGCGTAAAATATAACAcaacacatgcatgtatgtaaacatggatgtgtatgtatatatgcatgtacattatacatatataaaataagcaatATGTAGAATAAAATGGATTTCCTTCAAATTTGTAAATTAAGTTTTTGCATTTACTGAATCAGAATTCCTGACAGGAATGACCTTTAGATAGACTCAAAAGATCCTTACCCTAACTGAACAATTGCCACCATTCCTTCTACTTTCAGGCTGCCATGGAGCAGGACACAAAAGTTGGGTATTTTACCAGCAATCTGATTAGCTGAATTTTCATCTTCATTGTCATCAGTGATGCCTGTCCCTACCTCATCACCTTCTATGCAAAAACAAAGAGGGAAACTGGTCAAAGTTCAAATACAAAATTCCCTGAAAAACTAGAGGAAAACAGCTTTGTCATGCAAGtatacatttgtaaaagttttctggaaagcaatctggcaatactaaataaaacttaaaaaaatatgtatacccTTTTAACCTAATAATTCCAATTATGGGAATATAACCTAAAAGTGTGttcttgttgttgggttttttcccaaagaaaagggTTATCCTGAGGTTTTCTTTACATGTAGTTGCAAAAAAAGGGGAATAAAACCAAATGACCAACAAGAGGAAAATGGTAAAATAAACTAATTAAAATGTATGGAATACTGTAATATAATTAAGGTTGACAAATATGAGGAATGCAAAGAAATTtaagacctttctgaaatcacacatacacacacacacagagaagaacCAAGCATGAAGCATATGATAACCATGATTATGACCATTTAAgagaaaatgtaaatgtaaatgaatGGACAAAGAATCCTGATGGGAAGTCTGGGAATGGAAAGTTGTTCTGATACTTTAATGTTAAAATTAACCAATTTAGAAGGCAGTAAGCTCttagaactcatgacatgatcactccaaaaaacctccaaaagaAATTAACCAATTTAGGacagaaatttttcttttgtttacagTCAGTTAATAAAGCTGAAACAGTCTCTTTCCATCCCAACCACTCTCTCGACATCTCCCCATCTCATAAAACACGCTGAGGGCTGagggttggggaagagagagagagagagagaagaatcaaaataatTATTGGGATTCTGAAGAtagacatttttcttttggaaaccagccaatgcaaataaataaataaataaataaataaatgtaaataaacagCTACTACGCAAAACCTAAAGAATGTAAAAGTCAGTTTTCCAAAGGATCCTttagaaggaagaagaataaacAAGGAGAAATTCTATTCTGCAGTCTCAGGGGGCTATGGAGGTTAGCAAGGGTTCTGAAGGTTATGACAGAAGAATACAAGTTCAAGCAGGTCTGGCATCAAGCTGGAAAGATCTTGAGTAAAGGCCAGTTGGATCAATTCCATTGGCCAGTTCAATCAGCAGGTTAGATGAGGAATATTTTGTTCACAGACACTCCCAAAGCCCATTTATCCACTCAAACCAAAGGGAGCTGTAATATGTGTGTGGTGGGCAGTGGAGGAAGTACCTCACCAACAAAGTCACAGATCCCTTGAGTTTTTCAATTATGCATTATCTTTATCCAAAGTGAGAGTGCCTTGAGAGATTGAGGACCCCGAATGCCTCACAGCACCTCATATGATGTCTTGCATCCTATGAGACCCTGAAATGATCAAGTGACAGCATGGGATATGGAGCAGCACTACAGTATTTCTGATTTGTTAGGCTCTGTACAGTTTTTTAACCCAGTTACAACAATCTCTCCCCCTCCAAAATCTGACAAAGTGAATATCTCTCTTTAACTACATGgattatgagattttttttgtatACACCCCAAAGTTAAAAGAACTCACCTTTGTTAAGAGCAATGGGCAGGACCAGATGCCTAGACAGAACTGGGGGGCTTGAAATATCAGCTATATCTATAAAACCCACTATTTCCAGATCTgcaagaaaattttaattcataTGTTAGGCAGGCACTAAGCATCTGTCCTATTTTATTTAAACATGAAAATGCAAATTTCAATAATGTAATTTTTCAGCTGAATTCAAGTGTGATGAGCTTAATGGGAAAGTTATTAAAAATTCctatttttatgtattatcttctcatttgaCAAGCTTCCCAGAAAATGAACGCAGTTATATCTTTCTTCTAATGAATTCAAGTTACATTATACATAAGATAAAGATACAATTCTCTATGGAAATAGATGGAGCGGAGGTCATAACTGCAGACATTAGCCCAAGGAATACCCCAACTGAAGATCACTAGGGGGAGTCCACTTTCAAAGCAGATATGATCTGCCTTCTGTGGGGAAGATGAGAGTTTACTTTTTTTAAGGGGAGGATTcttaaatgaaggaaataatttgaATGCAAAACTGAGGTCAAGGCCAAAAGCTGATGAAATGGTTTATGAGTGGCTAAAGTTTTTAggcctttctttttactttatgaatggttaggtttttttctttttaaactttttagcAGCTATATTGTATGTACTGGAATAGTTCCTTGAATTTACTGGAAAgttaaacaaaaatcaaaaccctGTTGTTAGCTACAACTGAAAACATACTTCTAATGAATCAATAAcaggttttgaaaaaaaaacaccttaattcCCCTGATAATAATCAGTACCAAAAGTTGGATCAATTCCATTGGCCAGTTCAATCAGCAGGTTGGATGAGGAATTTTGGGGAAATACATCAGCAACATAATAAGGGGCTTATAATGTTTCATACCATGAAGAGAGCAACCTAACTAATGGGGTTTAGCCAACCCTGGCCAGGAACTCTATCACCAGAAGTGACTGTTAGAAAGGTGatcatttctttggggaaaaataagaaaatccaAAACTCATGAATTTCCTCAAACTCTTGAACTCTGCATGCCACAGGGTTCCCTTCAGGTAAGCAGTACTCAAAGGCTGAACAGCCCCGTCTCTTCCACTCCTGCCATCTTTCACCCCAGAGGAAAGTGGCATAGCTGATCATGTGAAGCACATGGAGTCGGAAGCCTTGGTTTTGAATCTACCTCcatcacttactatgtgatatTTCAGGtccctaagccttagtttcctcatgaatAAATTGGTTAGACCCTCACAAGGCTGTGTGAGGGTTCAAATGAAAGCCCTTTGCGACCATGACAGTGCCAAATAAATGTGAAGTAGCATTTTTTACACTTTACATTTCTCAACTAGAGTTTACAAGAAATAAGAACTCCACACCTCATTTTCACTTAGCTATGCATGGTACTAGCAGCAGAACAAAAGCattctaatatatattttatagttgCAAGGAATGTCTGAAACATCTCATTCATTCAAACCCTTCAGGTCACAGATAAAGAACCTGAGGTGCAGTAAAAGGAACTGAAAGCTCAGGAGTAAAAGGGTCAGAGCTGAAGTCAGTACAAGCAACTCCAGaagccttgccttgccttgcctatGGCAATGATTGTTATAATGACATTCTAAAGGTCACCACTAAGATTCAGTAAGGACGACAGTCTTAAGGATTTTATGGCATTTGGACATGTGTAGTAGTCCCTGAATATGGCTTTCAATTGTGGGTACTAGCAATAATGAtcataatacctaacatttatatagtacttactatgtgccatgcgttgtactaagtgatttacaaatatgatctcatttgagcctcacaaccaccctgggaggataggtactattgttatccccattttacagatgagcaaactgagggaaataagattaaatggtttgcccaggattacacaactaataagtgtctgaagctggatttgaattcaagtctttctgactttaggcctggcttATATCACCtgaagctggaaagaaccttagaaatcttctaggggcagctaggtggcacagtggataaaagcaccagccctggatttaggaggatctgagttcaaatccagcctctgacacttgacacttactagctgtgtgacactgggcaagtcacttaaccctcactgccctcccaaaaaaaaaaaaagaaaaaaattaaaattaaattgtgTGCCCTTGGtagtagcaagtggcagagccaggatctcctctgacttcaaatcccatgTTCTTTTCCCGAGGAAATTAACCTGTGTTCTGGATATAAACATGTACAAATTGGCTGCCACTTAGACATCACAACCTCCTGTCCAAAGCAAGTTTTGATAACACCATGACCAGTAATAGTGCCAACACTATGTGTCAAATctagaggaaagaaataagctaggagagggaagagaagcttaacaggaaaataggagagaaaagtGACATGGgattatggttttaaaaaattacctgTATTTATTACTTTAGGAATAggatcaatttcttcatctataataaaAGGTTCTGGTCTAGGGAAGACTTGCACATCAGATGTTAAGTGACCACATTTGAGAACAGCATGGAAAGGTGTATATGCCAGGTCTATcaatttcctaaaatatgatgATTCATTATTAAATGCTAGAGTAACATTGAAAAGCAATTGAAAATACTAATTAAAGAtgtaaagttgttttcatttaaaattaaccCACAACTGAAGTCTAATCACTTGATTTTTAAAGTACAATGAAACATGACATATTAAGAATATAAGAATTTATCTGAAAAAAGCCCAATAGCAAATCCATTCTGAAAGTGATGAATGGTTGTGGAGATATAACCACAGACATTGCCATTTCAGTTgtacttaattaaaaaatatcagTTATACTGATcattacatctttaaaatgggcaatACAGGGAAATACAATGGCACTGTTCAAAATCACAATACAGGTGTTTGGGTTCTAAATGTTAAATTATAATGACAGATTATAAGAAAGTTGTTAAATTCAAAGCATAGACTCACCCAAACATAGACTGTACATTCTTCAAGCACAGGGGGCCATCAATGGTAAAAATCTGTCCTTCACCATTGTTTAAGTCTATGAGTTGTTCAAGACAATCTAGGGAATCTGAACTCTGGAGCTGTAAGGCAGGAAAATCTCTCTTAAAAGATGTAgaaaataaagcactgaccctggattcaggaggacctgagttcaaatctggtttcagacacttgacacttactagctgcgtgaccctgggcaagtcacgtaaccccaattgcctcacccccccaaaaaaaagatgtagaaaataccaaataaatattAGCTCGCTCAGGTCAAGGCCATGATAGCACAGACAATAAAAACCAAGCTATTTTATGGCAGACAAGGGGAATGATAACTATaacaatctttttaaaaacccaactaGAACAGTCTTGATTGAAGGAAATTAGCAAAGTTATTTCATAACATGAAAATATCACTCTCTCAGAGGTGAACAATTGGTATTTACCCATGATTTTCCCTCCAAGGATGTCgaagtatgttttgttttttttttaaactacctctggtttgttttttaagtaaatggaaaaactgagaaatgtttattaatgaaacatacaaaaagacaATGTTTCTGGAACTAAGACTCAAAGTCTGCTTCTTTCAGTATTTCTTTAGGCACAAACTGAGATACTGAGATAAAGTGGTAGAGACGCTTTACTACAGAAGAGAACATCTCAACCATTCATCATCTAAATAGTCCAGAGGAAATGACTTCAGGTATACTGCCATGGAGTTGTACAACAATGTAGAATTTTAAAGAGTACTTGGGAGTCCATCAAATCATAGTTACTAGTTCATTGTTAAGGTAGAAGAATTTACCTCTTCCAAGTTTGCCATGCACATGATGTATAACTtagatggaaaagggaaaggcagaGGAAATCTGTTACTGTCACTTCGTTGATTGTGAGTCGCTAGCGAGTGGCGCAGTGAACCTCTCCCAATGCCTAGACATCCATCGGTTACTAGAACAACCTATTTacagaagaagggaaagatgtataatttaaataaatacatacttaAACAATAAGACAAAGTTTTAACTTTTCCTTAGTTGTTTTAACAATTAAAAtcttctaaatattaaaaaaaacaccaatacCTCAAGACCCATTAAGTGTTACATTCTTAAAACTAGACTACTATTTCTTGACTCAGAGTCTGTCAGCAATCCCATGATAATCAGCTCACCCCCTTCACACATGAACTTGCCTCTTAGGCCATACAAGAACAAGGGTCAGACCCTTGACATACTACTACTGAGAGGTCAGCAATCCCTGTCCTAAATGAACTATAAACtccacaaaaatattttcttacacTTTTGTTTAATATAAAACCTGTATACTGAAGCCTTTGTAAATGCATCCATCTCTAGCTGCAGATGTTAATGTATTCAATGCAATGAATAGACTGAATtgcaaaaaatattaatttcttcattACTTTCTAAGCATTATGAAATTATCGCACATTTTTGGAGCATATTCTCTATTTATACACAGTGTGCCTGTTTTCAGTATCCCCTGGTTGGATATTTGGTCAAAATGGACCATCACTATAAGATTACTTATGTGCTTATTTAATAACCTGTAATGACAACAAAATGGTATAGGCTCCTTCAAAGAGTGAACAACTGCTAAGGAGGAGAGGGCACCTGAAAGGGTAATCTGTCAAGGGGACAGTCAATTTACTACAAGGCAATTACATCTTCCAGGCACCACCAAATGTTTTATGTTTCATCCTTTACTTATGACACGGGCTCTGCCAGACGCTGTGTGATAATGAAATGTTATATATAATGTCAAAATGAGAAGTATGTGCTGCATCCAGATAACAAAGATATATTATAGTTGTCTAAAATCTTGGTAACCAAATCTCACATTAAACCAAACCAGTTCAGTAACAGTTGATGCTAAGATGCATTATTATTAATGACAGCTGTCATTTGTAGACTGATTttcttaataaaaaacaaaaaaaactattttgagCTGGAACTGCTGAAAGATTCATAAAGCAATCTCAGActgatttcaattcaattcaacaactattTAGGAAGTTCCCGCTATATTCAAGGCCACCCACAAGGTACTATTCCACTGTGGCAGCAGGGAGGTGACTCTGGGTTCTCCAAGGCTAAGCCAGAGGCCTGTGGGCTCTGTCATGCTTTTACTACATCAGAACTGCTTTGAGTATGGGCCTGGTAACACTCTAAATTGGCTTTCTAAGGACCAACCTAACATATTACTCATTAGAGGAAGTTGACCACACAGTGATGAAATTTTTAGCCAGCGTGagtcatgaaacaaagaaaaatacaaaatggcttcCAGTCCTATGAGGCTCCATTTCTACAATgactataaaagaaaaagggttAGAGAGTGCTAAGAATAATA is drawn from Dromiciops gliroides isolate mDroGli1 chromosome 2, mDroGli1.pri, whole genome shotgun sequence and contains these coding sequences:
- the INTS14 gene encoding integrator complex subunit 14 isoform X2 yields the protein MPTVVVMDVSLSMTRPVSIEGSEEYQRKHLAAHGLTMLFEHMATNYKLEFTALVVFSSLWELMVPFTRDYNTLQEALSNMDDYDKTCLESALLGVCNIVQQEWGGSIPCQVVLVTDGCLGIGRGSLRHSLATHNQRSDSNRFPLPFPFPSKLYIMCMANLEELQSSDSLDCLEQLIDLNNGEGQIFTIDGPLCLKNVQSMFGKLIDLAYTPFHAVLKCGHLTSDVQVFPRPEPFIIDEEIDPIPKVINTDLEIVGFIDIADISSPPVLSRHLVLPIALNKGDEVGTGITDDNEDENSANQIAGKIPNFCVLLHGSLKVEGMVAIVQLGPEWHGMLYSQADSKKKSNLMMSLFEPGPEPLPWLGKMAQLGPISDAKENPYGEDDNKSPFPLQPKNKRSYAQNVTVWIKPSGLQTDVQKILRNARKLPEKTQTFYKELNRLRKAALAFGFLDLLKGVADMLERECTLLPDTAHPDAAFQLSHAARQLKLASTGTSDYAAYDHNITPLQTDFSGSSTERI
- the INTS14 gene encoding integrator complex subunit 14 isoform X1; the protein is MPTVVVMDVSLSMTRPVSIEGSEEYQRKHLAAHGLTMLFEHMATNYKLEFTALVVFSSLWELMVPFTRDYNTLQEALSNMDDYDKTCLESALLGVCNIVQQEWGGSIPCQVVLVTDGCLGIGRGSLRHSLATHNQRSDSNRFPLPFPFPSKLYIMCMANLEELQSSDSLDCLEQLIDLNNGEGQIFTIDGPLCLKNVQSMFGKLIDLAYTPFHAVLKCGHLTSDVQVFPRPEPFIIDEEIDPIPKVINTDLEIVGFIDIADISSPPVLSRHLVLPIALNKEGDEVGTGITDDNEDENSANQIAGKIPNFCVLLHGSLKVEGMVAIVQLGPEWHGMLYSQADSKKKSNLMMSLFEPGPEPLPWLGKMAQLGPISDAKENPYGEDDNKSPFPLQPKNKRSYAQNVTVWIKPSGLQTDVQKILRNARKLPEKTQTFYKELNRLRKAALAFGFLDLLKGVADMLERECTLLPDTAHPDAAFQLSHAARQLKLASTGTSDYAAYDHNITPLQTDFSGSSTERI